The sequence GTGCCGGACCAGTTCGCCCTCGACCACCTCGCCGACACGGAGCTCCACCGGCCGGACCGCCCGCCGGTCTTCGCCATGGCGGCGCTGATCTCGAGCCACGCGCCGTGGCTGCCGGTGCCGGACGTGGTGCCGTGGGAGGACCTCGGCGACGGGTCGGTCTACCGGCGCTGGACCGACGGTGCGCCGGAGCCGCGGGAGATCTGGCGCGACCGGGAGAAGGTGCGCGTGCAATACGCGCTCTCCGTCGCCCATTCCATCGACGCGGCGGCGGCCTTCGTCGCCGAGCGGCTGGGGCCAGACACGGTGGCGATCGTGATGGGCGACCACCAGCCGGCGCCGTTGATCACGGGCGAGGACGCCTCGCGCGCCGTGCCCGTGCACGTGCTCGCGCGCGACGAGGCCCTGCTCGCGCCGTTCGCGGCGCTCGGCTTCGTGCCCGGGGCGATCCCCGCCCCGGCGCCTGCGGTGGGAGACGCCGCGCTGCCGCGGATCGACGCCCTGCGGCCCGCGCTGCTGGAGGGCTGGCGGAGAGGCGGCGCCGCGGCCGAGGCGCGGGCGTCGCGCGCCCAGCCCCCTCAGCGGGCGAAGCGCGCGATGGAATAGGGCTCCATGTCGATGTCGCCGGTCGCGCCCGAAAGCAGGCCGGCGACGAGCCGGCCCGTCGTCGCCGCCTGGGTGAGGCCGAGATGGCCGTGGCCGAAGGCGTAGATCACCCGGCCCTTGCCGGGAGACCAGCCGATCACGGGAAGCGAATCCGGCGTGGACGGACGGTTGCCCATCCAGCGGGAGCCGCCCTCGGTCGCGAGATCGGGCAGGTAGATCTTCGCGAGCTTGGCGAGGCGCTCGGACCGGGCGTAGTTCGCCGGCGCGTCGAGGCCGGCGAATTCCGCCGCGCCGCCGACCCGCAGGCCGATGGACAGCGGCGTCGCGACGAACTTGCGCTCGGCGAAGATCAGCTGGCGCGTGACGGCGACGCCCGGGTCCGGGATCGTGGTGTTGTAGCCACGCTCCGCCTCGAGCAGGACGCGGTCTCCGACGCTGGCGGCGAGGCGCGCCGACCAGGCGCCGGCGGCGACGACGACGATGTCGGCGTCCCCCGCGGTGCCGTCATCGAGGGAAATCGTCACCCGGTCGAGCTTCGGGTCGAGGGCCGTCGCCTCCGCTTGGTGGAAGGGCACTTCGCGTTCGCGCAGCCAGCGCGCGAGTCCGTCCACGATGCGGCGGGGATCGGAGACGTGCGACCAGCTCGGGTCGTAGATCGCACGGGCGATGCGCGGGGAGAGCGCGGGCTCGAGGGCGCGCGCCTCCTCGCCCGTGAGGGTCTCGTGGGCGAAGCCGTGGCGGGCCTTGAGCTCCCATTCCCAGCGGTCCGCGAGACAGGCCGCCTCGCGCTCGTAGAGCGTGAGCGCGCCGACGCGGTGCAGGTCGCCGGAGAGGCCGATGTCGGCGAGGAGCGGGACGAGATCGTCGTAGACGCGCCGGTTGAGCGCAGCGAGCGCGGCGGCGATGCGGTCGACCTCGCGTCCGGCGGCGAGGAAGCGGCGCAGCCAGGGCGCGAGCCGCGGCGCGTGGCCGGGGCGGATCGCCAGCGGTCCGAGCGGGTCGACGAGCCAGCCCGGGACCTTCTTCCACAGGCCGGGCACGGAGGCCGGCACGATCTCGGTGACGGCGATGCCGCCGGCATTGCCGAAAGAGGTGCGGTCGCCCTCCGGCGCCCGGTCGACGACGCGCACGTCGTGCCCGTCGCGCACGAGCGCGTAGGCGCAGGCCAGGCCGATGATGCCGGCTCCGATGACGACGATACGCACGTGGGAACCCTCGGGCGCGAATACGGGGGGTTTGCTCGCGCTTTGCTGCGACTCGCAGCCTGACCGCGAAGCTTTCCCAAGTCAAATCCGCGCCGATGCGGATCAGCGCGGCTCGTCAACTGAGGATCTTGCGTATTGTGCCGGGGAGCACAAGCCCAGCACCGGAAGGTCGTGGTCGTCGACGGTGAAACGGCGCCGCCGTTCCCACGCCGGCGCCGATCAGGCCGCGGCCGGGATCACGCGCCACCCCGGCCGCGGCGCCGCTGCCGATGGGCGCGCGTGAATCGGGGCTCGACGATCCGAACGCGCGCCCCGATGGCGCGCATCGTCACCGTCTCGAGCGCGATCGTGGCCTCGCCCTCAGCCGGCGACGACCGCCGTCGCCTCGATCTCGACGAGGGCGGCGCGCTCCACCAGGCGCACGACCTGGACGAGGGCCATGGCGGGATAGTGCGGGCCGATCACGTCGCGATAGGCGCGGCCGAGGTCGCGCTGGCAGGCGAGATAGGCGTCCATGTCGGTGACGTACCAGGTGAGGCGCACGAGGTGGCGCGGCTCGGCCCCGCCTTCCTTCAGGACCGCGACGATGTTCTCCAGCGCCTGGCGCGTCTGCGCGACGAAGCCGTCGGGGAAGCGCCCCTGCGCATCCCAGCCGACGACGCCGCCGGTGACGACGAGGGTGCCCGCGGCCGCCATGCCGTTGGAATAGCCCTTCGGCATCGGCCAATCGGCGGGCTGGAGCACGCGCGGGCCGCCCGTCTCCCCCTGCCCCATCAGACGCTCACGCAGACCGGTCATCGACTTCTCTCCTGGTAACGGGTCAAGGCCGCGCGCACGTCGTCGGGCACGCGGATCGCCTTGTGGGCGTCGAGATCCGTCGTGACGATGACGAGGCGGGCGGCGATCACGGGCTCGTGGCCGCGATAGCCGGGGATGGCGAGGGTGATCGAGGCGCCGCCGATCCGCTCGACGAGGACGGCGAAATCGACGATGTCGCCCATCAGCCCGGGCTTGAGGTAGTCCGCGTGGGCCTGGCCGTAGCCGAGCCCCAGGCGCCGGTCGCGGATGAGGACGTGGTAGTCGAGGCCGAGCGCCTCGCCGAAGAAATCCTCGATCACGCCGTTGAGCATGTCGAACCAGCGGGCGAAATAGACGATGCCGGCCGGGTCGCAATGGGCGAAGCGGATCTTCACCGGCGCGAGGTGCACGCCGGGTCCGAGGCTCTCGCGGGCGGGCGGGGTGATGCGCTCGCTCACCGGAGCGCCTCCCGCGAGGCCTCGTCGGCCGCCTGCCGGCGCAGGGCGAAGCGCTGGAGCTTGCCGGTCTGGGTCTTGGGCAGGGCCTCGACGAAGACGACGGAGCGCGGATACTTGTAGGGCGCGATCTCGCTCTTGACGTGCTCCTGCAACGTCTTGGCCATGGCGGCGTCCCCCGTCTGCCCTTCGCGCAGGACGACGTAGGCGCGCACGATGGCGCCTCGCTCCTCGTCCGGCACGCCGACGACGCCGCATTCGGCCACCGCAGGGTGGGTGAGCATCGCCGCCTCCACCTCGGGCCCCGCGATGTTGTAGCCGGAGGAAACGATCATGTCGTCCGAGCGCGCCTGATACCAGAAGTAGCCGTCCTCGTCCATGAGGTAGGTGTCGCCGGTGACGTTCCAGCCGTTCTCGACGTACTTGGTCTGGCGGTCGTCGGCGAGGTAGCGGCAGCCGGTGGGCCCGCGCACGGCGAGGCGACCGATCTCGCCGGGCGGCAGGTCGCGCCCCTCCTCGTCGATTACCTTGGCCTCGTAGCCCGGGACGGGACGCCCCGTGGCGCCGGGGCGGATCTCCTCCTCGGGAGAGGCGATGAAGATGTGCAGCATCTCGGTCGCGCCGATGCCGTCCATCAGCTTCAGCCCCGTGGCGTCCTCCCAGGCGTCGAAGGTCGCCTTGGGCAGCGGCTCGCCGGCGGAGACGCATTTCCTCAGGCAGGAGACGTCGAATTCCGGCAGGTGCGGCAGCATGGCCCGATAGGCGGTGGGGGCCGTGAAGACCACGCTCGCCCGATGCTCGGCGATGGCCGGCAGGAGCTCGTTCGGCCCCGCCCTCTCGAGCAGCACCGTCGAGGCGCCGATGCGCATCGGAAACAGCACGATGCCGCCGAGCCCGAAGGTGAAGGCG comes from Salinarimonas sp. and encodes:
- a CDS encoding RidA family protein, encoding MTGLRERLMGQGETGGPRVLQPADWPMPKGYSNGMAAAGTLVVTGGVVGWDAQGRFPDGFVAQTRQALENIVAVLKEGGAEPRHLVRLTWYVTDMDAYLACQRDLGRAYRDVIGPHYPAMALVQVVRLVERAALVEIEATAVVAG
- a CDS encoding thioesterase family protein, whose amino-acid sequence is MSERITPPARESLGPGVHLAPVKIRFAHCDPAGIVYFARWFDMLNGVIEDFFGEALGLDYHVLIRDRRLGLGYGQAHADYLKPGLMGDIVDFAVLVERIGGASITLAIPGYRGHEPVIAARLVIVTTDLDAHKAIRVPDDVRAALTRYQERSR
- a CDS encoding FAD-dependent oxidoreductase; the encoded protein is MRIVVIGAGIIGLACAYALVRDGHDVRVVDRAPEGDRTSFGNAGGIAVTEIVPASVPGLWKKVPGWLVDPLGPLAIRPGHAPRLAPWLRRFLAAGREVDRIAAALAALNRRVYDDLVPLLADIGLSGDLHRVGALTLYEREAACLADRWEWELKARHGFAHETLTGEEARALEPALSPRIARAIYDPSWSHVSDPRRIVDGLARWLREREVPFHQAEATALDPKLDRVTISLDDGTAGDADIVVVAAGAWSARLAASVGDRVLLEAERGYNTTIPDPGVAVTRQLIFAERKFVATPLSIGLRVGGAAEFAGLDAPANYARSERLAKLAKIYLPDLATEGGSRWMGNRPSTPDSLPVIGWSPGKGRVIYAFGHGHLGLTQAATTGRLVAGLLSGATGDIDMEPYSIARFAR
- a CDS encoding benzoate-CoA ligase family protein gives rise to the protein MTPSAHTDTFARDNLPPRELWPDFLFTLPELRYPERLNCVEAFLDVHVREGRGDRSCIVSPGETLTYAALQDRVNRIANVLTKDLGLVPGGRVLLRSANNPMMVACYLAVLKAGGVVVATMPLLRAREIAYPVQKAEVAIALCDARLAEEMRKAEPLCDALERVVYWGTHDAFGLEALMAEASPEFDAVDTAADDVCLIGFTSGTTGNPKGTMHFHRDMLAICDAYGKHVLRAEPDDRFIGSPPLAFTFGLGGIVLFPMRIGASTVLLERAGPNELLPAIAEHRASVVFTAPTAYRAMLPHLPEFDVSCLRKCVSAGEPLPKATFDAWEDATGLKLMDGIGATEMLHIFIASPEEEIRPGATGRPVPGYEAKVIDEEGRDLPPGEIGRLAVRGPTGCRYLADDRQTKYVENGWNVTGDTYLMDEDGYFWYQARSDDMIVSSGYNIAGPEVEAAMLTHPAVAECGVVGVPDEERGAIVRAYVVLREGQTGDAAMAKTLQEHVKSEIAPYKYPRSVVFVEALPKTQTGKLQRFALRRQAADEASREALR